One genomic segment of Candidatus Fukatsuia endosymbiont of Tuberolachnus salignus includes these proteins:
- the purC gene encoding phosphoribosylaminoimidazolesuccinocarboxamide synthase, translating into MQKLAELYRGKAKTVYSTENPDLLVLEFRNDTSAMDGQRIEQLARKGMVNNKFNCFIMDKLETKKIPTQIKKLLSDNEVLVKKLDMIPVECVIRNRAAGSLVRRLGLEEGLELKPALFDLFLKNDAMHDPMVNESYCITFGWVSKEHLERMKELSYRVNDILGKLFDDAGFILVDFKLEFGLFEGEVVLGDEFSPDGCRLWDKKNLAKMDKDRFRQNLGNVIEAYEEVARRIGVKLD; encoded by the coding sequence ATGCAGAAATTAGCTGAGTTGTATCGTGGAAAAGCTAAAACTGTCTACAGCACCGAAAATCCTGATCTGTTAGTGCTGGAATTCCGTAACGATACATCAGCAATGGATGGTCAGCGTATTGAACAACTTGCCCGCAAAGGCATGGTCAATAATAAATTTAACTGTTTTATTATGGATAAACTTGAAACAAAAAAAATTCCAACACAGATAAAAAAGTTACTTTCAGATAACGAAGTATTAGTCAAAAAACTGGACATGATCCCAGTAGAATGTGTGATCCGTAATCGGGCAGCGGGTTCTCTGGTTAGACGATTAGGTCTTGAGGAGGGTTTAGAGCTGAAACCTGCATTGTTTGATCTTTTTTTAAAAAATGATGCAATGCACGATCCAATGGTTAATGAATCCTATTGCATAACCTTCGGTTGGGTGAGTAAAGAACACCTGGAGCGTATGAAAGAACTGAGTTACCGAGTGAATGACATTCTTGGTAAATTGTTTGACGATGCTGGCTTTATTCTTGTGGATTTCAAACTAGAGTTTGGTTTATTCGAAGGTGAGGTGGTACTGGGAGATGAATTTTCACCCGATGGTTGCCGCCTGTGGGATAAAAAGAACTTAGCAAAGATGGATAAAGATCGCTTTCGTCAAAATCTGGGTAATGTCATTGAGGCTTATGAAGAGGTCGCTAGACGTATCGGCGTTAAATTAGACTAA
- the xseB gene encoding exodeoxyribonuclease VII small subunit produces the protein MPKKITSSESIAKQRATSANNRNKTASFETVLNELEQIVTRLESGELPLENALNEFEHGVKLAKQSQQTLLQAEQRVQILLSDDVGKPLTPFIADPEEAR, from the coding sequence ATGCCAAAAAAAATTACCTCATCAGAGTCTATTGCAAAACAGCGGGCAACTTCTGCTAACAATAGAAATAAAACCGCCAGTTTTGAAACAGTACTCAACGAACTAGAACAAATAGTGACGCGTTTAGAATCAGGAGAATTACCACTTGAAAATGCATTAAATGAGTTTGAACACGGGGTGAAATTGGCTAAACAAAGCCAGCAGACGCTGCTACAGGCTGAGCAACGAGTGCAAATTTTGCTCAGTGATGATGTAGGGAAACCGCTAACTCCCTTTATCGCTGATCCTGAAGAAGCCCGATAG
- the fldA gene encoding flavodoxin FldA, giving the protein MCYIASAIQTNKVEAMVGIFFGSDTGNTENIAKTIREQLSQEIAQVYDIAKSSKEDLEKFDILLLGIPTWYYGEAQCDWDDFFSTLKEIDFSRKLVALFGCGDQEDYAEYFCDAMGTVRDIIESRGATIVGHWPVEGYYFEASKGLVDDKHFIGLAIDEDRQPELTEERVKTWVKQISEELNLDELNKLLVQP; this is encoded by the coding sequence ATGTGTTATATTGCCAGTGCAATACAAACTAACAAGGTAGAGGCAATGGTAGGCATTTTTTTTGGCAGTGACACTGGCAACACTGAGAATATTGCCAAGACGATCCGAGAGCAACTCAGTCAAGAGATTGCCCAGGTATATGATATTGCTAAAAGCAGTAAAGAAGATTTAGAAAAATTTGATATTCTTCTGCTTGGCATCCCAACCTGGTATTACGGCGAAGCGCAGTGTGATTGGGATGATTTTTTCTCAACATTGAAAGAAATCGATTTTAGCAGAAAACTCGTTGCTCTATTCGGTTGTGGTGATCAAGAAGATTATGCCGAATATTTCTGCGATGCTATGGGCACTGTACGCGATATCATTGAGTCTCGTGGCGCGACTATTGTCGGTCATTGGCCGGTCGAAGGTTATTATTTTGAAGCTTCTAAAGGTTTGGTCGATGATAAACATTTTATTGGTCTCGCCATTGATGAGGATCGGCAGCCGGAACTGACCGAGGAACGTGTTAAGACTTGGGTAAAACAAATTAGTGAAGAACTGAACCTGGACGAACTGAATAAACTTCTTGTACAACCTTAG
- a CDS encoding protein YgfX, translated as MVLWQSEPRISGRSQLFSLLLYIVLILSLLSAPWPVGYQPLGLLLLAAIVFEYIRQQKKRVSSSSIVKFKADNLLEWDQQEWYISQPARITRYGVLLALKHSDNKKHQRLWLASDSMTEKEWRTLCQLLRESSDYH; from the coding sequence GTGGTTCTGTGGCAATCTGAACCACGGATCTCAGGACGCAGCCAGTTGTTTTCGCTGTTGCTGTATATCGTGCTGATATTATCGCTTTTATCCGCACCTTGGCCGGTGGGATACCAGCCTCTTGGTTTGCTGCTGCTGGCAGCGATTGTATTTGAGTATATCCGCCAGCAGAAAAAAAGGGTTTCTTCTTCGTCTATCGTCAAATTTAAAGCTGATAATTTACTGGAATGGGATCAGCAAGAATGGTATATCAGTCAACCTGCTCGGATCACACGCTACGGCGTACTGCTTGCGCTAAAACACTCAGATAACAAGAAACATCAACGTCTGTGGTTAGCGTCCGACAGTATGACAGAAAAAGAATGGCGTACGCTCTGTCAGTTACTTCGAGAGTCATCCGATTACCATTAG
- the bamE gene encoding outer membrane protein assembly factor BamE: MCCKILCRNRLITTTLMLMILVTGCSTVEKVVYQSDINQGNYLSSTDLEKIHKGMTQQQVAYILGTPMLQDPFGTKTWFYVSRQQLGHREITQRTLTLVFDANNKLDDIKNIPI; encoded by the coding sequence ATGTGTTGTAAAATTCTGTGCCGTAACAGGCTGATTACCACTACTCTGATGCTTATGATACTTGTTACGGGTTGTTCCACTGTAGAAAAAGTAGTTTATCAATCTGATATTAATCAGGGCAATTACCTATCATCTACTGATCTGGAAAAAATTCACAAAGGTATGACACAGCAGCAAGTAGCCTACATACTGGGTACACCGATGCTACAGGATCCCTTTGGCACAAAAACTTGGTTCTATGTCTCCCGTCAGCAACTGGGGCACAGAGAAATAACACAACGAACATTGACATTAGTTTTTGACGCCAACAACAAGCTAGATGACATCAAGAATATACCTATTTGA
- the dapA gene encoding 4-hydroxy-tetrahydrodipicolinate synthase, with amino-acid sequence MFTGSIVALITPMDEKGKVDYKSLEKLVDYHVASGTKAIVSMGTTGECATLKRDEHVDVVLKTVERAGGRIPVIAGTGSNVTEDAISLTQRFQNKGVAGCLTITPYYNCPTQEGLYQHFKKIAESTDLPQILYNVPSRTGCDLSPQTVARLAEIKNIVALKEATGDLTRVSQIQALVDEQFILLSGDDRSGLDFMQLGGKGIVSVTANIAAREMADLCKYATQGDFAAARGLNQRLGSLHQYLFVESNPTPVKWACQRLGLIAADTLRPPLMSLTDVNQRVVEEALQSAGPLEIYSLSRDAALVFNS; translated from the coding sequence ATGTTTACGGGAAGTATAGTTGCACTGATAACACCGATGGACGAAAAGGGTAAGGTTGATTACAAGAGCCTAGAGAAATTGGTCGATTATCATGTAGCCAGTGGTACTAAGGCGATTGTCTCTATGGGTACGACTGGCGAATGCGCAACGCTTAAACGTGACGAGCATGTCGATGTCGTATTGAAAACAGTGGAGCGGGCTGGGGGTCGTATCCCCGTGATAGCAGGTACTGGCTCTAACGTAACAGAAGATGCAATATCACTGACCCAACGGTTTCAAAACAAAGGTGTTGCTGGTTGTCTAACGATCACGCCGTATTACAATTGCCCCACACAGGAAGGTCTATATCAGCATTTTAAGAAGATTGCTGAGAGTACCGATCTGCCCCAAATTTTATATAATGTACCTTCACGTACTGGGTGTGATTTGTCGCCGCAGACAGTGGCTCGATTGGCTGAAATTAAAAATATTGTGGCGCTGAAAGAAGCAACAGGAGACTTAACCCGTGTGAGCCAGATACAAGCATTGGTTGATGAACAATTCATTTTGCTAAGTGGTGACGATAGGAGTGGCCTGGATTTTATGCAATTGGGGGGCAAAGGGATTGTGTCAGTAACGGCAAATATCGCCGCTCGTGAAATGGCGGATCTCTGTAAGTATGCCACACAAGGCGATTTTGCTGCCGCCCGGGGTTTAAATCAGCGTTTGGGATCACTGCATCAGTATTTATTTGTCGAATCGAATCCCACTCCAGTTAAATGGGCTTGTCAGCGTCTGGGTTTAATAGCCGCTGATACTTTACGTCCGCCTCTGATGTCACTGACTGACGTCAACCAGCGGGTAGTAGAAGAAGCGTTGCAAAGCGCAGGACCGCTTGAAATTTATTCACTATCTCGTGATGCTGCATTGGTTTTTAACTCTTAG
- the fur gene encoding ferric iron uptake transcriptional regulator: MTDNNTALKKVGLKVTHPRLKILEVLQDPDCHHICAEELYKKLLDMSQDIGLATVYRVLNQFEGAGIVIRHNFEGGKSVFELAQQQHHDHLICLNCGKVIEFRDEFIEKRQRNTAEQHGITLTNHSLYLYGHCKEKQCSDNESLHNV; the protein is encoded by the coding sequence ATGACTGATAACAATACAGCATTAAAGAAAGTCGGTCTCAAGGTGACACACCCGAGACTCAAGATCTTGGAAGTATTGCAAGATCCAGACTGCCATCACATCTGTGCGGAGGAACTCTATAAAAAGCTGCTCGATATGAGTCAAGATATTGGTTTGGCGACCGTCTACCGTGTTCTTAATCAATTTGAAGGTGCCGGTATCGTTATCCGTCATAATTTTGAAGGCGGCAAATCTGTCTTTGAACTGGCACAACAACAACATCATGATCATTTGATCTGCCTGAATTGTGGAAAAGTGATTGAATTTAGAGATGAGTTTATTGAAAAACGTCAGAGAAATACCGCCGAGCAGCATGGTATTACACTAACTAACCACAGTTTATACCTTTACGGTCATTGCAAGGAAAAGCAGTGTAGCGACAACGAGTCTTTGCACAATGTTTAG
- the ygfZ gene encoding tRNA-modifying protein YgfZ translates to MTCEIPFSAQKPQASSQLPLTLISLDDWSLVTVKGPDRVKYLQGQITVDVAAVTAEQHVIAAHCDAKGKMWSNLRLFHRGEGLAFIERRSVLNNQLEELKKYAIFSKVTLAADKDAKLLGVAGLAAREALADVFSELPTVEHPVVQQDMTTILHFTQPTERFLLVTDTIQKQQLVAKLGTTTQFNDSQQWLALDIEAGFPLIDAETSALFIPQATNIQALGGISFTKGCYTGQEMVARAKYRGANKRALYWLAGNANRVPIAGENLEWQLGSHWRRTGSVLSAIQLSDDTLWVQAVLNNDLTEDTVLRVRDDSSSMLKVRTLPYSLREGE, encoded by the coding sequence ATGACATGTGAAATTCCATTTTCTGCACAAAAACCTCAAGCTTCGTCTCAATTACCCTTGACACTGATTTCACTTGATGATTGGAGTTTGGTAACAGTAAAAGGCCCCGATAGGGTGAAATACCTTCAGGGCCAAATAACCGTCGATGTAGCAGCTGTGACAGCTGAGCAACATGTGATCGCCGCCCATTGTGATGCCAAAGGAAAAATGTGGAGCAATCTACGTTTGTTCCATCGAGGAGAAGGGTTAGCATTTATTGAACGTCGTAGTGTATTGAATAATCAATTAGAAGAATTGAAAAAATATGCAATTTTTTCCAAAGTCACCCTGGCTGCAGACAAGGATGCTAAATTATTGGGTGTTGCTGGACTTGCCGCTAGGGAGGCACTGGCAGATGTTTTTTCTGAACTGCCAACGGTAGAGCATCCAGTTGTGCAGCAAGACATGACCACAATATTACATTTCACTCAGCCTACGGAACGTTTTTTACTGGTTACTGACACTATACAAAAACAACAGTTAGTCGCGAAATTGGGTACCACGACACAGTTTAATGACAGCCAACAGTGGCTGGCATTGGATATAGAGGCGGGTTTTCCGTTGATCGATGCGGAAACTAGCGCATTATTTATACCTCAGGCGACAAATATTCAAGCTTTGGGCGGTATCAGTTTTACCAAAGGCTGTTATACCGGTCAAGAAATGGTAGCCAGGGCAAAATACCGTGGCGCCAATAAACGAGCGTTATATTGGTTAGCCGGCAATGCTAATCGGGTTCCTATTGCCGGAGAAAATTTAGAGTGGCAGTTGGGCTCGCATTGGCGTAGAACTGGCAGCGTATTATCAGCAATACAACTAAGTGATGATACCCTTTGGGTTCAGGCGGTATTGAATAACGATTTAACTGAAGACACCGTGTTGCGGGTGCGAGATGACAGCAGCAGTATGCTAAAAGTACGGACTCTACCTTATTCATTGAGAGAAGGTGAGTAA
- the sdhE gene encoding FAD assembly factor SdhE, whose translation MNIDNKTRIHWACRRGMRELDLSIMPFFEYEYDTLDDNDKCLFIRLLSSDDPDLFNWLMNYGESPDYELQRMVKLIQMRNKARGSVAI comes from the coding sequence ATGAATATCGATAATAAAACGCGTATCCATTGGGCATGCCGTCGTGGGATGCGTGAGCTGGATCTTTCTATTATGCCATTTTTTGAATACGAGTATGATACGCTCGATGATAATGACAAATGTTTATTTATCCGTTTACTCAGTAGTGACGATCCGGACCTGTTTAATTGGCTAATGAATTATGGAGAATCACCGGATTACGAATTACAAAGGATGGTCAAACTGATTCAGATGAGAAATAAAGCCCGTGGTTCTGTGGCAATCTGA
- the dxs gene encoding 1-deoxy-D-xylulose-5-phosphate synthase, giving the protein MSFDTAKYPTLALAVDPPELRLLPQDRLPQLCKELRQYLLDCVSVSSGHFASGLGVIELTVALHYVYNTPFDNVIWDVGHQAYPHKILTGRREAISKIRQKEGLHPFPCREESQYDVLSVGHSSTSISAGLGMAVAAEREGKGRRTVCVIGDGAITAGMAFEAMNHAGEIDTDMLVILNDNEMSISENVGGLNNYLVKLLSSKCYATLRDNGKKVFEGLPPIKELLKRTEEHLKGMVIPGTLFEELGFNYIGPIEGHDLAMLMSTLKKMRVLKGPQLLHIMTQKGKGYTPAELDPISWHAVPKFNLQAGALPKSKGGPPTYAKIFGDWLCETAAKDDRLMAITPAMCEGSGMVRFSREYPQQYFDVAIAEQHAVTFAAGLAIGGYKPVVAIYSTFLQRAYDQLIHDVAIQKLPVLFAIDRAGLVGADGQTHQGAFDLSFMRCIPNMVIMAPSDENECRQMLHTGYLHHAPVAVRYPRGSGTGVELQSLQVFPIGKAIVRRTGEKIAILSFGALLPQAQQVADKLNATLVDMRFIKPLDEELLLDMAASHQLLVTLEENAISGGAGSGVNELLMAKRKLLPILNIGLPDKFVSQGEQDEIRSEYGLDAAGIQRQIETWWEFYNHDK; this is encoded by the coding sequence ATGAGTTTTGATACAGCTAAATACCCGACATTAGCTCTGGCGGTGGATCCGCCAGAGCTACGCTTATTACCTCAAGATCGCCTCCCACAATTGTGTAAAGAGCTTCGGCAATACTTACTCGATTGTGTCAGCGTTTCCAGCGGTCATTTTGCCTCAGGGTTAGGCGTCATTGAGCTGACTGTGGCGTTGCATTATGTCTATAACACTCCCTTCGATAATGTAATCTGGGATGTCGGGCATCAAGCTTATCCACACAAAATCCTGACGGGTCGCCGCGAAGCGATCTCAAAGATCCGACAAAAAGAGGGGCTACATCCTTTTCCTTGTCGTGAGGAGAGTCAATATGATGTGCTTTCTGTCGGTCATTCTTCAACCTCGATAAGTGCTGGGCTTGGCATGGCGGTAGCTGCAGAACGAGAAGGCAAAGGGAGACGTACAGTTTGTGTCATCGGTGATGGTGCTATCACGGCAGGCATGGCTTTTGAAGCAATGAATCATGCCGGAGAGATAGATACTGATATGTTAGTGATACTCAATGATAATGAAATGTCAATTTCAGAAAATGTCGGTGGCTTGAATAACTATTTAGTTAAATTGTTATCAAGTAAGTGCTATGCAACGCTGCGGGACAATGGGAAAAAGGTATTCGAAGGATTACCACCGATCAAAGAGTTACTAAAACGCACCGAGGAACATTTAAAAGGAATGGTAATACCTGGGACACTATTTGAAGAGCTAGGATTTAACTACATTGGCCCCATTGAAGGACATGATCTTGCCATGCTGATGAGTACTCTGAAAAAGATGCGTGTCCTGAAAGGTCCACAGCTCTTGCATATCATGACCCAAAAAGGCAAAGGTTATACCCCAGCAGAGCTGGATCCTATCAGCTGGCATGCAGTGCCTAAATTCAATTTGCAAGCAGGTGCTTTGCCTAAAAGCAAAGGTGGCCCCCCTACCTATGCCAAAATTTTCGGCGACTGGCTGTGTGAAACCGCCGCAAAAGACGATCGATTAATGGCGATCACGCCCGCCATGTGTGAAGGCTCAGGCATGGTTCGTTTTTCACGCGAATACCCACAACAATATTTTGATGTCGCCATTGCCGAGCAACACGCAGTGACCTTTGCTGCGGGTCTTGCCATTGGTGGTTATAAACCGGTAGTAGCCATTTATTCTACCTTTTTACAGCGGGCTTATGACCAATTAATCCATGATGTCGCGATACAGAAACTACCGGTGCTTTTTGCTATCGACCGAGCAGGTTTAGTCGGTGCTGATGGTCAAACACACCAAGGCGCCTTTGATCTTTCTTTCATGCGCTGTATTCCTAACATGGTGATTATGGCACCAAGCGACGAGAACGAATGCCGTCAAATGCTGCATACCGGTTATCTACATCATGCTCCAGTGGCAGTGCGTTATCCACGAGGTAGCGGTACTGGTGTTGAACTGCAATCCTTGCAAGTTTTTCCTATCGGTAAAGCGATAGTGCGACGCACAGGGGAAAAAATTGCCATTCTCAGTTTCGGTGCTTTATTACCTCAAGCACAGCAAGTGGCAGATAAGCTCAATGCCACCCTGGTCGATATGCGTTTTATTAAGCCTTTGGATGAAGAATTGTTGCTAGATATGGCTGCCAGCCATCAACTGTTAGTGACTTTGGAAGAAAATGCTATCAGCGGAGGTGCCGGCAGTGGCGTCAATGAGCTATTAATGGCCAAACGAAAGTTATTACCGATACTGAATATCGGTTTACCCGACAAATTTGTTTCCCAAGGTGAGCAAGATGAAATACGCTCCGAATATGGTCTCGATGCTGCAGGCATTCAACGACAAATTGAGACATGGTGGGAATTTTACAACCACGACAAGTGA
- the bamC gene encoding outer membrane protein assembly factor BamC has protein sequence MAILQTTVLQTTVSQTAISRTKNRAIRGVAVLLVMLLAACSMDQRYKRQVSGDESYLDTAAQKPLKVPAGMILPLRNATYDIPQGSQQGAVGKQLDIRPPVQPLVLLNGARTEYTADTSKLLLENGPQNRDLWTQVSRIVENNHLPIASRQDANQTLITDWVKWNRADENEEEQFAGRYQISVQQQGYQSALLVKSLGLRQANNPVTDGIKVQRYNVAMLNTLVQGLYKIRTDTENNQVARGAGSLDVQSGSDDSGLPALIVRAPYATVWQRLPAVLSKIGMKVGDHSRSQGAITVTYRAISNSDWDALGTKDPALKIGDYKLQVGDLGNRSSLQFTDSKGNTLNQQQNYSLIVVLQAAFNQTGTK, from the coding sequence ATGGCTATATTGCAAACAACTGTATTGCAAACAACTGTATCGCAAACGGCTATATCGCGAACAAAGAATAGGGCGATAAGGGGTGTCGCTGTTTTATTGGTTATGCTATTAGCAGCATGTTCGATGGATCAACGTTATAAACGTCAGGTGAGTGGTGATGAGTCCTATCTCGACACAGCTGCACAAAAACCACTGAAGGTGCCTGCTGGTATGATCTTGCCGTTGCGAAACGCTACCTATGACATCCCGCAGGGATCGCAGCAAGGTGCTGTTGGAAAGCAACTAGATATTCGTCCACCGGTACAACCCTTGGTATTATTAAATGGCGCTCGCACAGAATATACTGCGGATACTAGCAAATTATTGTTAGAAAATGGCCCACAGAATCGTGATTTATGGACGCAGGTTAGCCGTATTGTTGAAAATAATCACCTGCCAATAGCCAGCCGTCAGGACGCAAATCAAACACTGATTACCGATTGGGTAAAATGGAACAGAGCCGACGAAAATGAAGAGGAACAGTTCGCCGGTCGTTACCAGATAAGTGTGCAACAACAGGGATATCAATCAGCATTGCTGGTAAAATCGCTTGGTTTACGTCAAGCAAATAATCCAGTTACTGATGGCATCAAAGTACAGCGTTACAACGTCGCCATGTTAAATACTTTAGTTCAAGGGTTGTATAAAATACGTACTGATACTGAAAATAATCAGGTCGCCCGCGGGGCAGGTAGCTTGGATGTACAAAGTGGTAGTGACGACAGTGGTTTACCGGCGCTTATTGTACGAGCACCGTATGCCACGGTTTGGCAACGCTTGCCGGCGGTACTGAGCAAAATAGGAATGAAAGTTGGAGATCACAGTCGTTCACAAGGTGCGATTACGGTGACTTACCGAGCTATTAGCAACAGTGATTGGGATGCGTTAGGTACGAAAGATCCTGCACTAAAAATAGGTGATTATAAGCTTCAAGTGGGTGATCTTGGTAACCGTAGTAGCTTACAGTTTACTGATTCTAAAGGGAATACATTAAACCAACAGCAAAATTATTCACTGATCGTGGTGCTCCAGGCGGCGTTTAACCAGACTGGTACAAAATAA
- a CDS encoding CDP-diacylglycerol diphosphatase: MLHLSIRRVCHLFMLITIIVVCALWLGLMRHSNTLWKIISQQCIPNQEQKNNPAPCSEVNKKAGFVVYKDRQGPLQYLLIPTTKITGIESPELLVATTPNFFAQAWQARKFMANKYGSSIMDADISLAINSQYGRSQNQLHIHISCLSPKVKAKLANLEASFQPQWQRLPGGLLNHDYIARRVRVNELQQQGVFRLLAEEVEGAKENMGSYGLAMTSLSNGDFLLLATQRNLLKFNLASAEEIQDHQCQTLFYQLE; encoded by the coding sequence ATGCTTCACTTATCGATTCGTCGGGTCTGTCACCTGTTTATGTTGATCACAATAATCGTGGTTTGCGCGCTGTGGTTAGGGCTAATGAGGCATTCAAATACACTCTGGAAAATCATTAGTCAGCAGTGTATCCCTAATCAGGAACAAAAAAATAATCCCGCACCCTGTAGCGAAGTAAATAAAAAAGCAGGGTTCGTGGTCTATAAAGATCGCCAGGGTCCACTACAATACCTGTTGATACCGACTACAAAAATTACTGGGATTGAAAGCCCGGAACTCCTTGTGGCCACAACACCCAATTTTTTTGCTCAAGCCTGGCAAGCCAGAAAATTTATGGCTAACAAGTACGGCTCGTCCATTATGGATGCAGATATTTCACTAGCGATTAATTCTCAATATGGTCGCAGTCAAAACCAATTACATATTCATATATCCTGCCTATCACCTAAGGTAAAGGCCAAGCTGGCCAATCTTGAAGCAAGCTTTCAACCACAATGGCAACGGTTGCCTGGTGGCTTACTCAATCATGATTACATTGCTAGACGGGTCAGAGTCAATGAATTGCAACAACAAGGTGTGTTTCGCTTACTGGCAGAAGAAGTGGAAGGTGCAAAAGAAAACATGGGCAGCTATGGGTTGGCGATGACCAGCTTATCAAATGGAGATTTTCTACTACTGGCGACACAACGCAATCTCTTGAAATTTAATCTAGCATCTGCAGAGGAGATCCAAGACCATCAATGTCAGACGCTCTTTTATCAGTTAGAATAG
- the ispA gene encoding (2E,6E)-farnesyl diphosphate synthase — protein MSDLNSQLTDYQQRVDQALKNFINELPFQNSQLVQAMRYGTLLGGKRVRPCLVYATGQMFGLSLNSLDAAAAAIECIHAYSLIHDDLPAMDDDDLRRGQPSCHIKFGEADAILAGDALQTLAFSILIDKPMPHVTLEDRLAMLSELAQSSGAAGMCAGQSLDITSENCQISLTSLEQIHRNKTGALIRAAVRIGALAAGERGKNALSLLDKYAEAIGLAFQVQDDILDIIGKTGRIGKQQGSDQQLGKSTYPALLGFDTARIKAEDLYREALVALDSLTAQSYDPGLLHAMADFIIKRNN, from the coding sequence ATGTCTGACCTCAACTCACAGCTCACAGACTATCAACAGCGTGTTGATCAAGCGCTGAAAAATTTTATCAATGAGCTACCTTTTCAAAACAGCCAGCTAGTGCAAGCGATGCGTTATGGCACCCTACTTGGTGGTAAGCGGGTACGTCCTTGTTTGGTCTACGCTACCGGTCAAATGTTTGGCCTGTCTCTCAACAGCTTGGATGCAGCAGCAGCAGCGATTGAATGCATACATGCTTATTCATTAATTCATGACGATCTACCAGCAATGGATGATGATGATTTGCGCCGTGGACAGCCAAGCTGCCATATTAAATTTGGCGAAGCCGATGCTATTTTGGCTGGCGACGCCCTGCAAACACTGGCGTTTTCTATCCTGATTGATAAGCCGATGCCGCATGTTACCCTTGAAGATCGCCTTGCAATGCTATCTGAACTTGCACAATCTAGCGGTGCTGCGGGCATGTGTGCTGGGCAATCATTGGATATCACGTCCGAAAATTGCCAAATTTCACTGACATCGTTAGAACAAATTCATCGCAATAAAACCGGGGCTTTGATCCGTGCCGCCGTACGTATCGGTGCATTAGCCGCAGGAGAGAGAGGGAAAAATGCCTTATCACTACTGGACAAGTATGCTGAAGCGATCGGCTTAGCTTTCCAAGTACAGGACGATATTTTAGACATTATTGGTAAGACTGGTAGAATTGGTAAACAGCAAGGTTCTGATCAACAATTGGGTAAAAGTACTTACCCGGCACTGCTTGGTTTTGACACCGCGAGAATAAAAGCCGAGGATCTTTATCGGGAAGCGCTCGTGGCTCTCGATAGCCTGACAGCACAGTCCTATGACCCTGGATTATTGCATGCGATGGCAGATTTCATCATTAAACGCAATAATTAG